The following coding sequences lie in one Cronobacter universalis NCTC 9529 genomic window:
- the aaeA gene encoding p-hydroxybenzoic acid efflux pump subunit AaeA — MKLLTTKITRTAITVVLVVLAFIAIFRAWSFYTESPWTRDARFSADVVAIAPDVAGLITSVDVHDNQLVKKDQVLFTIDQPRYQKALEEAEADVAYYQALANEKRREAGRRNKLGVQAMSREEIDQANNVLQTVLHQLAKAEATRDLAKLDLQRTVIRAPADGWVTNLNVYTGEFITRGSTAVALVKQNSFYVQAYMEETKLEGVRPGFRVEITPLGSNNVLHGTVDSVSAGVTNASSTRDDKGMATVDSNLEWVRLAQRVPVRIRLDKQPGNLYPSGTTATVVVTGERDRDRSHESAFNKLMHRLREFG, encoded by the coding sequence GTGAAACTACTAACAACAAAAATCACCCGCACAGCCATCACCGTGGTGCTGGTCGTGCTCGCCTTCATCGCCATTTTTCGCGCCTGGAGTTTTTATACCGAATCGCCCTGGACGCGTGATGCGCGCTTCAGCGCCGATGTGGTCGCTATCGCGCCGGACGTCGCCGGGCTAATCACCTCGGTGGACGTGCATGACAACCAACTGGTGAAAAAAGATCAGGTGCTTTTCACTATAGACCAGCCGCGTTACCAGAAGGCGCTGGAAGAAGCTGAAGCCGATGTCGCGTACTACCAGGCGCTGGCCAATGAAAAACGCCGCGAGGCGGGCCGTCGTAACAAGCTCGGAGTGCAGGCGATGTCGCGTGAAGAAATAGACCAGGCGAACAACGTGCTGCAAACCGTGCTGCATCAGCTGGCGAAAGCCGAAGCGACGCGCGATCTGGCGAAGCTCGACCTGCAACGCACCGTGATCCGCGCGCCGGCGGACGGCTGGGTCACCAACCTTAACGTCTACACCGGCGAATTTATTACGCGCGGCTCCACGGCGGTGGCGCTGGTCAAACAGAACAGCTTCTACGTTCAGGCTTATATGGAAGAGACCAAGCTGGAGGGCGTACGCCCCGGCTTTCGCGTAGAGATTACGCCGCTTGGCAGTAATAACGTGCTGCACGGCACCGTCGACAGCGTCTCGGCGGGCGTGACGAACGCCAGCAGCACGCGCGACGACAAAGGCATGGCGACGGTTGATTCTAACCTCGAATGGGTGCGTCTGGCGCAGCGCGTGCCGGTGCGCATTCGCCTCGATAAACAGCCCGGCAACCTCTATCCGTCCGGCACGACGGCGACCGTCGTGGTGACAGGAGAGCGGGATCGCGACCGCAGCCACGAATCGGCCTTTAACAAGCTGATGCACCGCCTGCGCGAATTCGGCTAA
- the tldD gene encoding metalloprotease TldD, translating into MSLNLVSEQLLTANGLSHQDLFSILGQLYERRLDYGDLYFQSSYHESWVLEDRIIKDGSYNIDQGVGVRAISGEKTGFAYADQISLLALEQSAQAARSIVREQGEGRIKTLSGVEYSPLYTTLDPLQSMSREEKLDILRRVDNAARAADKRVQEVSASLTGVYELILVAATDGTLAADVRPLVRLSVSVQVEEDGKRERGSSGGGGRFGYQWFMENTDGEVRAEAWAREAVRMALVNLSAVAAPAGTLPVVLGAGWPGVLLHEAVGHGLEGDFNRRGTSVFSGQMGQLVASELCTVVDDGTLANRRGSLAIDDEGVPGQYNVLIENGILKGYMQDKLNARLMGVAPTGNGRRESYAHLPMPRMTNTYMLAGKSTPQEIIESVDYGIFAPNFGGGQVDITSGKFVFSTSEAYLIENGKVTKPVKGATLIGSGIEAMQQISMVGNDVKLDNGVGVCGKEGQSLPVGVGQPTLKVDNLTVGGTA; encoded by the coding sequence ATGAGTCTGAACCTGGTAAGTGAGCAGCTACTGACTGCTAATGGCCTGAGCCATCAGGATCTCTTCTCCATCCTCGGCCAGCTTTATGAGCGCCGCCTGGATTACGGCGATCTTTACTTTCAGTCCAGTTATCACGAATCCTGGGTTTTAGAAGACCGCATAATTAAAGACGGCTCTTACAATATTGACCAGGGCGTCGGCGTACGCGCCATCAGCGGCGAGAAAACCGGCTTCGCTTATGCCGATCAGATTAGCCTGCTGGCGCTGGAGCAGAGCGCGCAGGCCGCGCGCAGCATCGTGCGCGAGCAGGGCGAAGGGCGCATCAAGACCCTGAGCGGCGTTGAATATTCGCCGCTCTACACCACGCTCGATCCGCTGCAAAGCATGAGCCGTGAAGAGAAGCTCGATATTTTACGCCGCGTCGATAACGCCGCGCGCGCTGCCGACAAGCGCGTACAGGAAGTGAGCGCGAGCCTGACCGGCGTCTATGAACTGATTCTGGTGGCCGCCACTGACGGTACGCTGGCGGCAGACGTGCGTCCGCTGGTGCGCCTTTCCGTGAGCGTGCAGGTGGAAGAAGACGGCAAGCGCGAGCGCGGCTCCAGCGGCGGCGGCGGCCGTTTCGGCTACCAGTGGTTTATGGAAAATACCGACGGCGAAGTGCGCGCCGAAGCCTGGGCGAGAGAAGCGGTGCGTATGGCGCTGGTAAACCTGAGCGCCGTGGCGGCGCCTGCCGGCACGCTGCCGGTGGTGCTGGGCGCGGGCTGGCCTGGCGTGCTGCTGCATGAGGCGGTCGGTCACGGCCTTGAAGGCGACTTCAACCGTCGCGGCACGTCTGTCTTCAGCGGCCAGATGGGCCAGCTTGTGGCGTCTGAGCTCTGTACCGTGGTCGACGACGGTACGCTTGCCAATCGCCGCGGTTCGCTCGCCATTGATGACGAAGGCGTGCCGGGCCAGTACAACGTGCTGATCGAAAACGGCATCCTGAAAGGCTATATGCAGGATAAGCTCAACGCGCGCCTGATGGGCGTCGCGCCGACCGGTAACGGCCGTCGCGAATCTTACGCGCACCTGCCGATGCCGCGCATGACCAACACCTATATGCTGGCCGGAAAATCCACGCCGCAGGAGATTATCGAATCGGTGGATTACGGGATCTTCGCGCCGAACTTCGGCGGCGGCCAGGTGGATATCACTTCTGGTAAGTTCGTCTTCTCGACCTCGGAAGCGTATCTCATCGAAAACGGTAAAGTGACGAAGCCGGTGAAAGGCGCGACGCTTATCGGCTCCGGCATCGAGGCGATGCAGCAGATTTCAATGGTGGGTAACGACGTGAAGCTGGATAACGGCGTCGGCGTCTGCGGTAAAGAAGGCCAGAGCCTGCCGGTAGGCGTCGGTCAGCCGACGCTGAAGGTGGATAACCTGACGGTTGGCGGTACGGCATAA
- the aaeX gene encoding p-hydroxybenzoic acid efflux pump operon protein AaeX yields MSLFPVIVIFGLSFPPIFFELLLSLAIFWLVRRALIPTGIYDFVWHPALFNTALYCCLFYLLSRLFV; encoded by the coding sequence ATGAGTCTTTTTCCGGTCATTGTGATATTCGGTCTTTCCTTTCCGCCGATCTTTTTTGAGCTTCTGCTGTCGCTGGCGATTTTCTGGCTGGTGCGCCGTGCGCTGATCCCGACCGGGATTTACGATTTCGTCTGGCATCCGGCGTTATTTAATACGGCGCTCTACTGCTGTCTGTTTTATCTGCTGTCGCGCTTGTTTGTCTGA
- a CDS encoding NAD-dependent succinate-semialdehyde dehydrogenase, translated as MTAQPFAEYTFFKTGYFVDGKWHSAQETFDVLNPATGEVIAQVAKAGKKETEAAIAAASRAFPAWRAKTAKERSEILYRWYQLIIENKRALGELMTSEQGKPLKEAEGEVEYAASFIQWFAEQAKRANGEIIPPVKPGSRILATREPVGVVAAITPWNFPMAMLTRKLGPALAAGCTGVIKPANNTPLSAFALVALAQEAGVPDGVLNAVAGSTSEISDAIMASPDVRKISFTGSTAVGKTLMRNAAETMKKVSMELGGNAPYIVFDDADIDAAVKGAVANKFRNAGQVCVSVNRFYIQEGVYDRFVNQLAEAVKALKVGNGMEEGVIVGPLIETSAVDKVREHVDDAVAKGAKVLTGGKPHALGGNFWQPTVLIDANDDMKLAQEETFGPLAACFSFKTEEEVIARANNTPYGLAAYFYTQNLQRVFRVSQLLESGMIGVNECAVSTEVAPFGGVKESGLGREGSVLGLDEFMEVKTLHLGGL; from the coding sequence ATGACCGCACAACCATTTGCAGAATATACGTTTTTTAAGACCGGATACTTTGTTGACGGAAAATGGCACAGCGCGCAGGAGACCTTCGATGTGCTGAATCCGGCGACGGGCGAGGTCATCGCGCAGGTCGCGAAAGCGGGTAAAAAAGAGACCGAGGCCGCTATCGCCGCCGCCAGTCGCGCTTTCCCCGCCTGGCGCGCGAAAACCGCCAAAGAACGTTCTGAAATTCTCTACCGCTGGTATCAGCTCATCATCGAAAACAAGCGCGCGCTGGGCGAGCTGATGACGAGCGAGCAGGGCAAGCCGCTGAAAGAAGCCGAAGGCGAAGTGGAATACGCCGCGAGCTTTATCCAGTGGTTCGCCGAGCAGGCCAAACGCGCCAACGGCGAAATCATTCCGCCCGTGAAGCCTGGCTCGCGCATCCTGGCGACACGCGAGCCGGTCGGCGTGGTGGCGGCGATCACGCCATGGAACTTCCCGATGGCGATGCTGACCCGCAAGCTTGGCCCGGCGCTGGCCGCAGGCTGCACCGGCGTTATCAAACCCGCCAACAATACGCCGCTCAGTGCCTTCGCGCTGGTGGCGCTGGCGCAAGAGGCAGGCGTGCCGGATGGCGTGCTGAACGCGGTGGCGGGCAGTACATCGGAAATCAGCGACGCCATCATGGCAAGCCCGGACGTCCGTAAAATCTCCTTCACCGGCTCGACCGCTGTGGGCAAAACGCTGATGCGCAACGCCGCCGAAACGATGAAAAAAGTGTCGATGGAGCTTGGCGGCAACGCGCCGTATATCGTGTTTGACGATGCCGACATCGACGCGGCGGTCAAAGGTGCGGTCGCCAATAAATTCCGTAACGCAGGCCAGGTGTGCGTCAGCGTTAACCGTTTCTACATTCAGGAAGGCGTTTATGACCGTTTCGTCAACCAGCTGGCGGAAGCGGTAAAAGCGCTGAAAGTGGGCAACGGCATGGAAGAAGGCGTTATCGTCGGGCCGCTTATCGAGACATCGGCGGTCGATAAAGTGCGCGAACATGTGGACGACGCGGTCGCGAAGGGCGCGAAAGTGCTTACCGGCGGCAAACCGCATGCGCTCGGCGGCAATTTCTGGCAGCCGACCGTGCTGATTGATGCAAACGACGATATGAAGCTGGCGCAGGAAGAGACCTTCGGCCCGCTGGCGGCCTGCTTTAGCTTTAAAACCGAAGAGGAAGTCATCGCGCGCGCCAACAATACGCCTTATGGTCTCGCCGCCTACTTCTATACGCAGAACCTTCAGCGCGTGTTCCGCGTCTCGCAGTTGCTGGAAAGCGGCATGATTGGCGTTAATGAATGTGCGGTTTCAACCGAGGTCGCGCCATTCGGCGGCGTGAAAGAGTCGGGGCTGGGGCGCGAAGGCTCTGTGCTGGGGCTCGATGAGTTTATGGAAGTGAAAACGCTGCATCTTGGCGGCTTATAA
- the aaeB gene encoding p-hydroxybenzoic acid efflux pump subunit AaeB: MGFLSIDPRHLRFAIKLATAIVLALFVGFHFQLETPRWAVLTAAIVAAGPAFAAGGEPWSGAIRYRGMLRIIGTFIGCIAALVMIIGTIRAPVVMLTLCCIWAGFCTWVSSLVKVENSYAWGLAGYTALIIVITIQTEPLLAPQFALERCSEIVLGIFCAIIADLLFSPRSIKKEIDRELDALLVEQFRLMQLCMAHGDSAEVDKAWGALVRRTAALDGMRVNLNMESSRWVRANRRLKALNTLSLTLITQACETYLIQNTRPESIAPEYRELFVEPVETAADVHRRLKFIRRVLSWTGEHDTPVTIYTWVGAATRYLLLKRGVITNAKISAVEEDVLTDEVVVKAPSAERHHAMINFWRTTVSCLLGTLFWLWTGWTSGSGAMIMIAVVTALAMRLPNPRMVSLDFLYGMLAALPLGAFYFLVVLPSTQQSMLLLCISMALLGFFIGIEVQKRRLGSMGALAGTINILVLDNPMTFHFSQFLDSALGQLVGCMLAMMVILVIRDNSQAQTGRMLLNQFVSAAVSSLTTNKARRKENHLPALYQQLFLLLSKFPDDVAKFRLALNLIIAHQRLREAPVPVNDDLSAFHRQLRRTADRVISASSDEKRRATFRQLLDELAVYQEKLHVWAAPQSVIDSVKRLTDMLHKYQQAFTNT, translated from the coding sequence ATGGGCTTTTTATCTATCGATCCCCGGCATCTGCGCTTTGCGATAAAACTCGCCACCGCCATTGTGCTGGCGCTGTTCGTCGGGTTTCACTTTCAGCTTGAAACGCCGCGCTGGGCGGTGCTGACCGCCGCTATCGTGGCGGCGGGCCCGGCGTTTGCCGCGGGCGGCGAGCCGTGGTCCGGCGCTATCCGCTACCGCGGGATGCTCCGAATCATCGGGACATTCATCGGCTGTATCGCCGCGCTGGTGATGATTATCGGCACCATTCGCGCGCCGGTCGTGATGCTGACCCTTTGCTGTATCTGGGCTGGTTTCTGTACCTGGGTCTCATCGCTGGTGAAAGTCGAAAACTCGTATGCCTGGGGGCTTGCGGGTTACACGGCGCTGATTATCGTCATTACGATTCAGACCGAGCCGCTGCTGGCGCCGCAGTTCGCGCTGGAGCGCTGTAGTGAAATCGTGCTTGGGATTTTCTGCGCGATTATCGCCGATCTCCTGTTCTCTCCGCGCTCCATTAAGAAAGAGATCGACCGCGAGCTGGACGCGCTGCTGGTGGAGCAGTTTCGCCTGATGCAGCTCTGCATGGCCCACGGCGACAGCGCAGAGGTGGATAAAGCCTGGGGCGCGCTGGTGCGCCGCACCGCCGCGCTCGATGGCATGCGGGTTAACCTGAATATGGAATCTTCGCGCTGGGTGCGCGCGAACCGCCGCCTGAAAGCGCTCAATACGCTCTCGCTGACGTTAATCACCCAGGCCTGCGAGACGTATCTCATCCAGAACACCCGCCCGGAGTCGATAGCGCCGGAATACCGCGAGCTGTTTGTCGAGCCGGTGGAGACCGCCGCTGACGTCCATCGGCGCCTGAAATTTATCCGCCGTGTGCTCTCCTGGACCGGCGAGCACGACACGCCGGTGACGATTTACACCTGGGTGGGCGCGGCCACGCGTTATCTGCTGCTCAAACGCGGCGTGATCACTAACGCGAAAATCAGCGCGGTGGAAGAGGACGTGCTGACCGACGAAGTGGTGGTCAAAGCCCCGTCGGCGGAGCGTCACCACGCCATGATCAACTTCTGGCGCACCACGGTGTCGTGCCTGCTGGGCACGCTCTTCTGGCTCTGGACCGGCTGGACCTCCGGCAGCGGCGCGATGATCATGATTGCGGTCGTGACGGCGCTGGCGATGCGCCTGCCGAACCCGCGCATGGTGTCGCTCGATTTCCTTTACGGGATGCTTGCCGCGCTGCCGCTCGGGGCGTTCTATTTCCTGGTCGTGCTTCCGTCGACCCAGCAAAGTATGTTGCTGCTGTGCATCAGCATGGCGCTGCTCGGCTTTTTTATCGGCATCGAAGTGCAAAAACGACGGCTTGGCTCCATGGGCGCGCTGGCGGGCACCATCAATATTCTGGTGCTTGATAACCCGATGACGTTCCACTTCAGCCAGTTTCTCGATAGCGCGCTGGGCCAGCTGGTGGGCTGTATGCTGGCGATGATGGTGATTCTGGTGATCCGCGATAACTCGCAGGCGCAGACGGGCCGCATGTTGCTGAACCAGTTTGTCTCGGCGGCGGTCTCGTCGCTCACCACCAACAAAGCGCGGCGTAAAGAGAACCATCTGCCTGCGCTCTATCAGCAACTCTTTCTGCTGTTGAGCAAATTCCCGGATGACGTGGCGAAGTTTCGCCTGGCGCTGAATCTCATCATCGCGCACCAGCGCCTGCGCGAAGCGCCGGTGCCGGTCAACGACGATCTCTCGGCGTTTCACCGCCAGTTAAGACGCACGGCGGACCGGGTCATTTCCGCCTCCAGCGATGAAAAACGACGCGCGACGTTCCGTCAGTTGCTGGATGAGCTGGCGGTCTACCAGGAGAAGCTGCATGTCTGGGCGGCGCCGCAATCGGTGATTGATTCCGTGAAGCGGCTGACCGACATGCTTCATAAATATCAGCAGGCGTTTACCAACACGTAA
- the aaeR gene encoding HTH-type transcriptional activator AaeR: MERLKRMSVFAKVVELGSFTSAARQLEMSVSSISQTVSKLEDELQVKLLNRSTRSIGLTEAGRIYYQGCRRMLHEVQEVHEQLYAFNNSPIGTLRIGCSSTMAQNVLASLTAGMLRDYPGLSVNLVTGIPAPDLIADGLDVVIRVGALQDSSLFSKRLGSMPMVVCAAKSYLAQAGTPEKPADLANHSWLEYSVRPDNEFELIAPEGISTRLLPQGRFVTNDPMTLSRWLKAGAGIAYVPLMWVIDEINSGELEILFPRYQSDPRPVYALYTEKDKLPLKVQVCINALNDYFVKVAQVYQEMRGRNGKGKESRA; encoded by the coding sequence ATGGAACGACTAAAAAGAATGTCGGTGTTCGCCAAAGTGGTGGAGCTGGGCTCGTTTACCAGCGCCGCCAGGCAGCTTGAGATGAGCGTCTCTTCTATCAGTCAGACGGTATCGAAACTGGAAGATGAGTTGCAGGTCAAGCTGTTAAACCGCAGCACCCGCAGCATTGGCTTAACCGAGGCAGGCCGGATCTACTACCAGGGCTGTCGTCGTATGCTGCATGAAGTACAGGAAGTGCATGAACAGTTATACGCTTTTAATAATAGCCCTATCGGCACGCTGCGGATCGGCTGTTCTTCAACCATGGCGCAAAATGTACTGGCGTCTCTGACCGCCGGAATGCTCCGCGACTATCCGGGGCTGTCGGTCAACCTGGTGACCGGCATTCCGGCCCCCGATCTTATCGCCGACGGGCTGGACGTGGTGATCCGCGTCGGCGCCCTACAGGATTCCAGTCTGTTTTCAAAACGTCTCGGCTCGATGCCGATGGTCGTCTGCGCCGCCAAAAGCTATCTCGCTCAGGCGGGCACGCCGGAAAAACCCGCCGATCTCGCCAACCATTCATGGCTTGAATATAGCGTGCGTCCCGACAACGAATTCGAACTTATCGCGCCGGAAGGTATCTCCACCCGCCTGCTGCCGCAGGGGCGTTTTGTCACCAATGATCCGATGACGCTTTCCCGCTGGCTGAAAGCGGGCGCAGGCATTGCGTATGTACCGCTAATGTGGGTGATCGATGAGATCAACAGCGGGGAGCTGGAGATCCTGTTCCCGCGCTACCAGTCCGATCCGCGACCGGTATACGCGCTCTATACCGAAAAAGACAAACTGCCGCTTAAGGTGCAGGTCTGCATCAACGCGCTTAATGACTATTTCGTGAAAGTGGCGCAGGTATACCAGGAGATGCGGGGAAGAAACGGGAAGGGAAAAGAGAGCCGCGCCTGA
- the yhdP gene encoding AsmA2 domain-containing protein YhdP has product MRRLPGILLLTGATLIVIVALMVSGLRLALPHLNTWRPALLEKISSATGVPVRASHLEAAWQTFGPTLEVRDINAQLSDGGSFSVKRVTLALDVWQSLLHFRWQFRDLTFYQLQVRTNTPIKQSEGGNPLEGNKLSDLFFRQFDHFDLRDSTLSFITISGQRAELAVPQLTWLNGKNRHRAEGQVSLSSLTGQHGVMQVRMDLRDDNGLLNRGTVWMQADDVDVKPWLGQWMKDNVDLTSAQFSLEAWMTLRDGEVAGGDIWLKQGGTTWRGEDRSHRLSVDNLTAHIRHTDDAWQVDIPQTRVTVDDKPWPAGSLNLAWLADQPVDGDKVRRSDELRVRASNLELSGLEGFLPLATKLAPSLGDVWGSTRPKGKIDALALDIPLQATDKTRFLARWSDLSWQQWKLLPGAEHFSGSVSGTLEHGQAAVNMTDARMPYQSVFRAPLEIARGEATFDWRKNAQGFTLAGKNLDVQAHSLWARGDFRYQQPKDGQPWLEILAGIQTTDAAQAWRYFPENLMGKALVDYLSGAIQGGQVENATLVYVGNPQHFPYKRNDGQFEVYVPLRNATYAFQPDWPALKDFAINLDFRNDGLWMAAPQVMLGGVTGKNLTAVIPDYSQEKLFIDADIAGPGHAVGPYFKDTPLADSLGTTLDELQLDGDVNARLHLDIPLDGAMTTAEGDVWLRNNSLFVKPLNSTLHNLNGKFSFVNGNLQSEPLTATWFNQPLNVDFSTREEKKAYQVEVNMNGDWQPTRTGLLPKPMNDALSGSIPWNGKVAISLPYHAGVNYQVDITGDLKNVSSHLPEPIEKPAGKALPFKVRAKGDLKSFDVTGNAGAENHFNSRWLLGRKLTLDRAIWATDSRTTPPLPENRGVELNLPAMDGAQWLALFNQGAAQKVSSTTLFPEAITLRTPALTFGGQRWNNLSIMTTPQAGGTEVSAQGREINGRLLMRDGAPWQANIDYLYYNPSHADEAASVLTGASGQKTQAVDFSGWPNLALRCAECWLWGQKYGRIDGDFTINGDTLSLQNGLLDTGFARLTMQGEWVNRQDAMRTSVKGVLKGKQLDAATSFFGVKTPLQGSSFNVDYDLHWRDAPWKPDEASLSGVLHTRLGKGQIADLGTGHAGQLLRLLSFDALLRKLRFDFSDTFGEGFYYDSIRSTVWIKDGIMHTEDTLVDGLEADIAMKGSVNLPARTLDMEAVVAPEISATVGVAAAFAVNPIVGAAVFAASKVLGPLWNKISVLRYHITGPVDKPQINEVMRQPRAQAAQ; this is encoded by the coding sequence GTGAGGCGACTGCCGGGCATTTTGCTACTCACAGGCGCAACGCTGATTGTTATCGTCGCACTGATGGTGAGTGGACTGCGGCTCGCGCTGCCTCATCTCAACACCTGGCGCCCCGCGCTGCTGGAAAAAATTTCCAGCGCGACCGGCGTTCCGGTGCGGGCAAGCCATCTCGAAGCCGCCTGGCAGACGTTCGGGCCGACGCTTGAGGTACGCGACATCAACGCGCAGCTCAGCGACGGCGGCAGCTTCTCGGTTAAACGCGTCACGCTCGCGCTGGATGTCTGGCAAAGCCTGCTCCATTTTCGCTGGCAGTTCCGCGATCTCACCTTTTATCAGCTCCAGGTACGCACCAACACGCCCATTAAGCAGAGCGAAGGCGGTAACCCGCTGGAAGGCAACAAACTCAGCGATCTCTTCTTCCGCCAGTTCGATCACTTCGATCTGCGCGACAGCACGCTCAGCTTCATTACGATCTCCGGCCAGCGCGCCGAACTCGCCGTTCCGCAGTTGACCTGGCTCAACGGGAAAAACCGCCACCGCGCCGAAGGCCAGGTGAGCCTCTCCAGCCTTACCGGCCAGCACGGCGTGATGCAGGTGCGCATGGATCTGCGCGACGACAACGGCCTGCTGAATCGCGGTACGGTCTGGATGCAGGCGGACGACGTGGATGTCAAACCCTGGCTGGGTCAGTGGATGAAAGACAATGTCGATCTCACCAGCGCGCAGTTCAGCCTCGAAGCGTGGATGACGCTACGCGACGGCGAAGTGGCGGGCGGCGATATCTGGCTGAAGCAGGGCGGAACGACCTGGCGCGGCGAGGATCGCAGCCACCGTCTCTCGGTTGATAACCTTACCGCGCATATCCGCCACACCGACGACGCCTGGCAGGTCGATATCCCGCAGACGCGGGTGACTGTCGATGATAAACCCTGGCCCGCGGGCTCGCTGAATCTGGCCTGGCTTGCCGATCAACCCGTCGACGGCGACAAAGTGCGGCGCAGCGATGAACTGCGCGTGCGCGCCAGCAACCTTGAACTGAGCGGGCTGGAAGGTTTTTTACCGCTCGCAACAAAGCTTGCGCCGTCGCTTGGCGACGTGTGGGGCAGCACGCGCCCGAAAGGGAAAATCGACGCGCTGGCGCTTGATATCCCGCTTCAGGCGACTGACAAAACCCGTTTTCTGGCCCGCTGGAGCGATCTCTCCTGGCAGCAGTGGAAACTTCTGCCGGGCGCGGAGCATTTCTCCGGCTCAGTTTCCGGCACGCTGGAGCATGGTCAGGCGGCGGTCAATATGACTGACGCCCGGATGCCGTATCAGAGCGTATTTCGCGCGCCGCTGGAGATTGCGCGCGGCGAGGCGACGTTCGACTGGCGCAAGAATGCGCAAGGCTTCACGCTTGCAGGCAAAAATCTCGACGTACAGGCGCATTCCCTGTGGGCGCGCGGCGATTTTCGTTACCAGCAGCCGAAGGACGGGCAACCCTGGCTGGAAATACTGGCAGGCATTCAGACGACGGATGCCGCGCAGGCCTGGCGCTACTTCCCGGAAAACCTGATGGGTAAAGCGCTTGTCGATTACCTGAGCGGCGCGATTCAGGGCGGTCAGGTGGAGAACGCCACGCTGGTCTATGTCGGCAACCCGCAGCATTTCCCGTATAAACGAAACGACGGCCAGTTTGAAGTCTATGTGCCGCTGCGCAACGCCACTTATGCGTTCCAGCCGGACTGGCCCGCGCTGAAAGATTTCGCCATTAATCTCGATTTCCGCAACGACGGACTGTGGATGGCCGCGCCGCAGGTGATGCTTGGCGGCGTCACGGGTAAAAACCTGACGGCCGTTATCCCGGACTACTCGCAGGAAAAACTCTTTATCGATGCCGATATCGCCGGGCCGGGTCACGCGGTCGGGCCATACTTTAAAGATACGCCGCTGGCGGATTCGCTGGGCACGACGCTTGATGAGCTCCAGCTCGACGGCGATGTGAATGCTCGCTTACATCTCGACATTCCGCTGGATGGCGCCATGACGACCGCCGAAGGTGACGTCTGGCTGCGCAACAATTCGCTGTTTGTGAAGCCGCTGAACAGCACGCTGCATAACCTGAACGGCAAATTCAGCTTCGTGAACGGCAATTTGCAAAGCGAACCGTTAACGGCCACCTGGTTTAACCAGCCGCTGAATGTCGACTTCTCCACCCGTGAAGAAAAGAAAGCTTACCAGGTGGAAGTGAATATGAACGGCGACTGGCAGCCCACCCGCACCGGGCTGCTGCCGAAGCCGATGAACGACGCGCTTAGCGGCAGCATTCCCTGGAATGGCAAAGTAGCGATTTCGCTGCCTTATCATGCTGGCGTAAATTATCAGGTCGACATCACCGGCGATCTAAAGAATGTAAGCAGCCACTTACCTGAACCGATCGAGAAGCCCGCGGGTAAAGCGCTGCCCTTTAAAGTCCGCGCGAAAGGTGATTTGAAAAGCTTTGACGTGACCGGCAACGCCGGGGCGGAAAACCATTTCAACAGCCGCTGGCTGCTGGGCCGCAAGCTGACGCTGGATCGGGCTATCTGGGCGACCGACAGCCGCACCACGCCGCCGCTGCCGGAAAATCGCGGCGTCGAACTGAATCTGCCGGCGATGGACGGCGCGCAGTGGCTGGCGCTCTTTAACCAGGGCGCGGCGCAGAAGGTGAGCAGCACGACGCTGTTCCCGGAAGCCATAACGCTGCGCACCCCGGCGCTGACCTTTGGCGGCCAGCGCTGGAATAACCTCAGCATCATGACGACGCCGCAGGCGGGCGGTACGGAAGTTTCCGCCCAGGGCCGTGAAATCAACGGTCGCCTGTTGATGCGCGACGGCGCGCCCTGGCAGGCGAATATCGATTATCTCTATTACAACCCGAGCCACGCGGATGAAGCGGCGTCGGTCTTGACCGGCGCGTCCGGGCAAAAAACGCAGGCCGTGGATTTCAGCGGCTGGCCGAATCTGGCGCTGCGCTGCGCCGAGTGTTGGTTGTGGGGGCAGAAATATGGTCGTATCGACGGCGATTTCACCATCAACGGCGATACTCTGTCGCTCCAGAACGGCCTGCTGGATACCGGCTTCGCGCGTCTGACCATGCAGGGCGAATGGGTCAACCGGCAGGATGCGATGCGCACATCGGTGAAAGGCGTCCTGAAGGGCAAACAGCTGGATGCGGCGACCAGTTTCTTCGGCGTGAAAACCCCGCTCCAGGGCTCGTCGTTTAATGTCGATTACGATCTCCACTGGCGCGACGCGCCATGGAAACCCGATGAAGCGTCGTTAAGCGGCGTACTGCATACCCGCCTCGGTAAAGGGCAAATCGCCGATCTCGGCACCGGCCACGCCGGGCAACTGCTGCGCCTGCTCAGCTTCGACGCGCTGCTGCGCAAGCTACGCTTTGACTTCAGCGATACCTTCGGCGAAGGTTTTTATTACGATTCGATTCGCAGTACGGTCTGGATCAAAGACGGCATCATGCACACCGAAGATACGCTGGTGGATGGCCTGGAAGCGGATATCGCCATGAAAGGCTCCGTTAACCTGCCCGCCCGGACGCTGGATATGGAAGCGGTCGTGGCGCCGGAGATTTCCGCGACGGTCGGCGTGGCGGCGGCGTTCGCCGTGAACCCGATCGTCGGCGCGGCGGTGTTTGCCGCCAGCAAAGTGCTTGGCCCGCTGTGGAATAAAATCTCCGTGCTGCGCTATCACATCACCGGGCCTGTCGATAAGCCGCAAATCAACGAAGTGATGCGCCAGCCGCGTGCGCAAGCGGCGCAATGA